Within Metabacillus sp. KUDC1714, the genomic segment TTACAGAGGAAACAGACTATGATTTTCAATCAGAGCACCCTGGATACATGCATGCATGCGGACATGATTTTCACATGACTATTGCTTTAGGAATTCTATCTCACTTTGTTGAAAATCCAGTTGATGATCATGTTTTGTTTTTATTTCAGCCAGCTGAAGAAGGTCCTGGTGGTGCGGAGCCAATGCTAAATAGTGAGGTCGCCAAAGATTGGAAACCTGACATCGTTACAGCCCTTCATATATCACCAGAACTTCCTGTTGGGACTGTTGCGACTAAACCAGGTTTGCTTTTCGCAAATACATCTGAATTATTTATTGACCTTAAAGGGAAAGGTGGTCATGCAGCATATCCACATACAACGAATGATATGGTTGTTGCGGCATGTTCGCTTGTCACCCAGCTCCAAACAGTTGTAGCGCGAAATGTAGACCCACTTGATAGTGCAGTCATTACAATTGGAAAAATTACGGGTGGAACCGTTCAAAATATCATTGCAGAGAATGCTAGACTAGAAGGAACAATTCGAACTCTGTCAGTACAATCAATGGATAAAGTGAAAGAGCGAATTGAAGCGCTAGTTAGAGGTGTTGAGATCGGCTACTCATGTAAAGCGACGATTGATTATGGTTCTATGTATCACCAAGTTTTTAATGAAGAGACGTTAACAATGGAATTTATGGAATTCATTTCTGCGAATACTGATTTCACTGTTCAAGAATGTAAAGAAGCAATGACTGGAGAAGATTTCGGTTATATGGTTGAGCAAATTCCTGGCTTTATGTTTTGGCTTGGCGTTGATTCTTCATACGGTCTACATCATGCAAAGTTAATGCCTGATGAAGAAGCTATACATGTAGCTGTCGAATTGATGAGTAAGTATATAACATTTAAGGCAACTCAAAAATAAAGGCTCTTTTCTAAGAGGTACTTTTAAAACAAGGCTCTTTTCTAAAAGATTGTTGTTTTTGAACAAAACTGATTAGGGTGATTGGAACGGATATGCGAGACTCCTGTGGGAGTAGCGGGACAGATGAGACCCCGCAGGCGCTTCGCGCTGAGGAGGCTCATCGCCCGCCCCACGGAAAGCGAGCATCCTGGAGCGCCAATCAACCTACCCAATACTATTTTAAAAGCAACAAAGTTTGCGAAAACAGCCAAAATAAATGATGTATATATTATCCATCCATGTACACAATACATGTAGGAGGTGGATAAACAATGCCAAAAATCGGTGTAGAACAATCTTTATCTGACGTAACAGCTGCCCTGCAACAAAAAGGCTATGATGTTGTCCAATTAAACAATGAAAGTGATGCACAAGGTTGTGACTGTTGTGTAATTACTGGACAAGATGCAAATGTGATGGGGATTAGCAATGCAGTGACTGCTGGATCAGTTATTTCAGCAAGTGGCTTATCGGCTGATGAAATTTGCCAACAAGTTGAAAGCAAAATAAATCGCTAAGCTGCATACGAAAAAGAGCACCTAGGAGTGCTCTTTTCGCTTTTTATTAGTACTTGTTAGCTAATGTATAGTGCGTTTATTATTGACTTTTTTTCTCAACATAAACTTGATGTGGAAAGGGAATTTCTATTCCATTTGCCTCTAAAGCTTCCTTCATTGCCTTGCGAAGGTTTCGTTCAACCTCCCATTGCTTCATGTTTTCCGTTTTTGCAAGAACGCGAATGACGACATCTGATGCTCCAAGTGCTTGTACACCAAGTACATTTGGACCATCGACAATACTCGCATCAACTGCCGCAAATTTATCGCAAACAGCCTGCAAAACCGCAATTGCCTGATCAATGTCATCATCATATGATATCCCTATATCAACTAGAGCTCTCATGTTACCTCTTGAATGGTTACTTACATTTGTAATTTCCCTGTTTGGTACATAATGAAGTGTTCCATCAAAGCCTCTTATTTGTGTTGTTCGAAGACCAACCTGCTCGACAATTCCATCAAAACCAGCTATTGTAACATAGTCTTCAACATCGATTTGCTTTTCTAATAAAAGGAAAAAACCTGTTACCACATCGCTAACTAGACCCTGTGCACCAAACCCGATCGCAAGTCCAATAACTCCAGCACCTGCTAATAAGGCTGTAGCATCATAATTAAAGACTTCAAATACCATCACAACAAACATAAAGATAAGTACATAAGACAAAATGTTCAACGATAAGCTTTGAAGTGTTAAGGCTCGACCAGCTGATATGTTATCACGCTCTTGTATACGTTGAAACATTTTTTTTACAATTCTGCTTCCTACTGCCTTTACAATTAAAAAGGCTATGATAATTCCTACTAACTTTAAAATGATAATTCCAGCATTAGTTAAAAGGTATGACCAATCTATGCCTTCAAGAAGACCCATATACAACATCCTTTCTTACTTAAGAGTTCCTTCAAAAATATCTTCAATATTTCTAAAGAAAGCCCCATTTTATATACCCTTTATCTAATAGGTTAAACATAAAATAGACAAAAATGAAGGGAATTGACTTATTATAAGTATAAGCGCATAATCTCAAAGTAAATTAATTGAATTTAACATAGAGGATAGGGAATAATGTATTTTGTTAAAGAGAATTTTGAAAGTGTACATTTTTAAAATTACTATTATCTAATATTGACTGAAAAGGATGCTTGTCCTATAATGGTCACTGTATTAGACAAGAAAAATTTGTCTTAAGAATCAATCATTTATTCTCAATTAGAAACCCTGAAACTTGAAAAAACATTTGGAGGGATACATAATGGCAGAACGTATGGTAGGAAAACAAGCACCACGCTTTGAAATGGAAGCAGTATTTGCAAACAAAGAATTTGGTAAGGTAAGTTTAGAAGAAAACATGAAAAATGACAAATGGACAGTGCTATTCTTCTATCCAATGGACTTCACATTCGTTTGTCCTACTGAAATTACTGCATTATCAGATCGTTATGACGAATTTGAGGATTTGGATGCAGAAGTAATCGGTGTATCTACAGATACAATTCATACTCATTTAGCTTGGATCAAAACAGATCGTAAAGACAATGGTTTAGGAGATTTAAAATATCCATTAGCTGCTGACACAAACCATACCGTTTCTCGCGATTATGGTGTTTTAATTGAAGAAGAAGGAATTGCCCTTCGTGGTTTATTTATTATTAATCCAGAAGGTGAATTACAATATTCAGTAGTTAATCACAATAATATCGGTCGTGACGTAGACGAAACACTTCGTGTACTTCAAGCGCTTCAAACTGGTGGACTTTGCCCAGCGAACTGGAAACCTGGACAAGCTACACTATAAAAAGTAGCATACAAAAATTATTAGAAAGAGGCTGGCAAAAGAGAATGTCAGCCCCTTTTTTAAATGTATTTATTTTTAAAATCTAGCAGTAGCGCCAAGTCACCTCAAATGGTAAGACAGGGCGTTGCCGCTTTTTTGAAATATGGAGGGAAGACTATGAAATTACGTGAGCCAATGCCAGAGTTAACAGGTGCTACTGAATGGTTAAATGGTGAGGTTACAAGAGAGCAATTAATTGGAGAAAAGCCTACTCTAATTCATTTTTGGTCAATTAGCTGTCATTTATGTAAAGAAGCAATGCCACAAGTGAATGAATTCCGAGATCAGTATAAAGATAAATTAAATGTTGTTGCTGTTCATATGCCTCGTTCTGAAGATGATTTAAATATTGATGAAATTAAAAAAGTTGCAGCTGAGCATAATATCAGTCAACCAATCTTTGTTGACAGTGAGCATAAGTTTACCGATTCATTAGAAAATCAATATGTACCCGCTTACTATGTTTTTGATAAAGAAGGAAAGCTTCGTCACTTTCAGGCTGGTGGAAGTGGAATGAAGATGCTAGAAAAGCGTGTGAATCGTGTTTTATCTGAGCTTGAAAACGCTGAATAAATAATGATGTAGTGGATGATTGAAAAAGTCGGTTGCCAATTTAAGGTAACTGGCTTTTTTGCAATACATCGCATTTGTCAGTCCAGTTCGGAACTATTGTGTAAATTGTCACATCTTCAAATGCTAATAAAAGGTAAAATAAAAGTAAAAGGGTGGATGCGAATTTGTATGAAACAGTTGGTGTGTTATTAGCCGGAGGAGAATCTTCAAGATTTGGTCAGCCTAAGGCATTTGCAAAATATAGAGGGAGATCGTTTTGGGAACATTCATATGAAGTGTTGAAAGCTGAAACAGATCAGCAATTAATCATTAGTAGAACTGATTTAGTAGACAGAATGAAAGAAACAGCAACCTGTCAGGTAATTAAGGATAATGTTGAAGTAAAAGGTAAAGGGCCTTTAGCTGGTATTTATACAGCGATGAACCATGAAAAAGCCGTATGGTATTTTATCTTATCTTGTGATGTTCCTTTAATAACGAATCACCTAATTCGTAGCTTGCTTGACTTGAGACATCCGACTATTAAAGCAGTTATTCCCAAAGTGAACGGGAAGCTCCATCCGTTAATAGGTGTTTATCATCATTCTGTTTTTCCGTTTGTTGAAAAGCAGTTGACTAAACAAGAGTACAAAATCGTATCTCTCCTTGATAAAATCGAAGTTTTGTATGTATCTGAAAAAGAAATTGGTGTTGATAGGAATATTTTCAGTAACATTAATTCACAAGAAGATTACAAACAGCTACTAACTAATGATAAAATATCAGAATCTAAACTAATAGATCTAGATTACCAATGATAAGACCGGAGTGATTGGATGGTAGAGAAAAGGAAACCATTAGCTGTTAAGGAAGCAATTGAGAGAGTATTAAAGTATTCGGTACATGGAGAAAGTGAACAAGTTGATTTGCAACAAAGTTACGGAAGGTTTTTAGCTGTTGATATTATTGCAGATCATCCTGTTCCTCCCTTTGACCGCTCACCATATGATGGATTTGCAATCCGTTCAATTGATACAAAATATGCTAGCACAGATCATCCTGTTGATTTTGAAGTCATCGACGAGATTGGCGCAGGGAGTGTTAGTGAGTTTACCATTGGGGAAATGCAAGCTGTACGAATTATGACTGGTGCACAAATACCAAGTGGTTGTGATGCTGTTGTGATGCTAGAGTTAACCAAAGTATTTCAAAAGGCTGGTCGTGATTATATGTCTTTGAAAAGGTCCTTCAATAAAGGAGATAATATTTCTTTTAAAGGCGAGGATACACAATATGGCAATATATTAGTGAAAAAAGGGGCATATATCTCACCTGGCATTATTGCCCTGCTTGCGACCTTTGGATATGCGAAAGTAGCAGTTGTGAAAAAACCACAAATAGGAATTATTGCAACGGGTAGTGAGCTGCTAGATGTGGATGAACCACTAGTACCTGGGAAGATAAGAAATAGTAATTCATATATGATTGATGCACAAGCAAGGAGAAGTGGTGCAGAACCTGTTTATTTAGGAAAGCTTGTAGATGATCTTGAAAAATGCTATGAAGCAGTAAAAGTCGCATTGGAAAACGTTGATTTTCTAATCACTACAGGTGGTGTATCTGTAGGTGATTTTGATTATTTGCCAGAAATATATAAACGATTAGGTGCCAATGTATTATTTAATAAAGTAGCGATGCGCCCTGGCAGTGTTACAACAGTTGCTGAGGTGAACGGTAAATTATTGTTTGGTCTTTCAGGTAACCCATCAGCTTGCTTTGTTGGATTTGAGTTATTTGTTAGACCGATCATTCGAACGTTTCTAAATTCTGAACGTGCTCATCTCCAGAGAGTTACTGCTATTTTAGAAGAGGACTTTTTAAAGCCTAATCCATTTACTCGCTTTGTTAGAGGGCGGATTTCATTAACCGCTGGGAAAGTGGTCGCTTCTCCTATTGGATTAGACAAATCAAATGTTGTTACATCACTTGCTGATGCAAATGCATTTATCGTATTACCTGGTGGAACTAGGGGATATAAGACGGGGGATAATATAGATGTTTTGCTAATTGATGATCAAACAGGAAGTGAATTCTCATGGGCAGAGTCATTCAAGTAGTTGGTTATCAAAATAGTGGAAAAACAACCTTTGTTGTTGAATACATTCAAGTAGCTGACAAACGAGGTCTAAAAGTAGGCACGATTAAACATCATGGCCATCAAGGTTCAGTTAAGATTGATGATTACAAAAAAGACTCAGGACTGCATCGTCATGCTGGTGCTCAAGTATCTGTTGTTGAAGGAAATGGTTCCTTTGTAATGACTTCTGAAAAAATGTCTTTGACACTCAAGCAGTTGGTTTTCATGTATCGTCTGTTCCAATTAGATATCATAGTTATTGAAGGGTACAAGTCAGCAGATTATCCAAAGGTCGTGCTAATAAGATCAATTGAAGATTTGTCTATCCTTTATAGTCTCGAGAATATCTGTTGTGTCATTACAAGTATTGAACTTCCTATTGATATAACAAAAAAATACAAAATCTTTAATAATACGAAAGATAGTATTGAGTGGTTATTAACAAATAAAGTAGGTGAACTCATTGAATGAGTCTTTGTTTGAGATCGTAAAGGATCCAATTTCAATTGAAAAAATAACGAATAAGGTTATTCGAAATGAAGCAGGTGCTATTACCACCTTTGTTGGAACTGTTCGGGAATTTACATACGGAAAACGAACAATATCTTTAGAATACCAAGCATATGAAAAAATGGCTGTGAAAATGCTAGAGCAGATTGGTAAAGAAATAAATGACAAGTGGAATGGAGCAAAGGTTGCCATATCCCATAGAATAGGCAAATTAGAAATCTCAGAAATTGCTGTTGTTATTGCAGTATCAACACCACATCGGAAAGATGCATATGAAGCAAACGAATATGCGATTGAACGAATTAAACAAATCGTTCCAATCTGGAAAAAAGAAGTATGGGAAGATGGAGAATCATGGATTGGTGATCAACTAGAAAAAACATACTATCCAGAAGGGAAACCAATTAAGGGGGTGTAACGAATGATTAAAGTATTATTGTTTGCTCATTTACAGGAAAAAGCAGGTCGGGATATATTACAAATCGAGGACTCATCTTTAACAGTAAAAGAATTAAAGAAAATGATGGAAACAAATTATGAGTTGGGCTCTTTAGAACACGTTATGGTTGCTGTAAATGAAGAATATGCACTTGATCAAGATACCATTCAACCAGGTGATGTTGTCGCATTGATACCCCCAGTTAGTGGTGGGTGATTGGATGAAAATAAAAAGTTATCTTCTTTGTTTTGTATGCTTTCTTTTTACCCTGGGGTGTTCTTCAACTGAAAAACCAAAAGTTGAGTTAACGATTTCAGCAGCCGCAAGTCTAAAGGACGCTTTAGAAGAAATAGAGAAACAATACGAACAACAAAATGAGGTTAATCTTCTTCTTAATCTTGCAGCATCTGGAACATTGGGGAAGCAAATCGAGCAAGGTGCACCAGTAGATGTATTTCTTTCCGCGGATGAAGAAACGTTTACAAATTTAGTGAATAAACATCTTATACATGAAGACGAAGCTATTAATTTCTTAAAAAATGAGCTTGTATTAATAGCGCCTAAAGGTTCTAAATTAACTTCTATCGAAGATGTAAAAACGGTAGATAAAATAGCGTTAGGGATCCCAGAAACGGTACCAGCTGGTAGATATGCAAAAGAAGCCTTGATAAATCTAGAGATATGGAAACAAATTGAAAATAGTGTTATTTTTGCTAAAGATGTTCGCCAAGTTTTATCATATGTTGAAACAGGTAATGTTTCTGCAGGAGTCGTTTATAAAACAGACGCTTACATATCGGATAAGATTAAAAGAATTTCAACAATAGATTCTTCTTTACACACACCAATTGTTTATCCAATTGGTGTGATCCAAACATCGAAACATAAAAATGAAGCAATTGATTTTTATCATTTCCTGCAAGATGAAAATGCAATGAGTATTTTTGAAAAATTTGGGTTTACCGTAATAGATTGAGGGGTAAAGATGAATATTGAGTTTTGGGATCCTATTTTATTATCACTTAGAATAGCAATAATCGCGAGTGTCGTTGTTATGGTCCTAGGTACTTTTATTGGGAGATTTATGGCAAAAAGCAACTTCTTTGGAAAGATGTTAATCGAGACAATTCTTATTTTACCGTTAGTTTTACCACCATCTGTTGTCGGATTCTTCTTAATTGTCATATTTGGAACAAATAGTCCGATTGGACATGTGATACAAGATCTATTTAATGGACCAATTATATTTACGTGGTGGGCGGGTGTAATTGCCTCAGTTGTCGTGGCTTTTCCACTTATGTACCAAGTGACGAAAGCGGGGTTTGAGCATGTTGATTCAGGAATAGAAGATGCTGCACGGGTAGATGGCGCAGGTGAATCATCAGTTTTCTATTACATTTCATTACCTCTAACAATAAAATATATCATTACAGGTTTTGTATTAAGTTTTACAAGGGCTTTAGGAGAATTTGGTGCAACTCTTATGTTTGCGGGCAATATTCCTGGTAAAACGCAAACCGTTTCTACTGCTATCTATGTAGCAATTGATAGTGGAAATATGAAGATGGCTTGGCTATGGGTAGGATCGATGATATTTATTTCTGCGAGTTTATTATTCTTTGTGCAAATACTAAATAAAAAAGGTTATTAGGTTACTAAAATAAATAGAACCCTCAAAAGTATTTTACAAAAAAAGTGTTTACATTGACAAGTAATGATAAATCGTATAGAATAATAGAAGTGCTTATTTTTAATGCTTCACTATT encodes:
- a CDS encoding peroxiredoxin, which translates into the protein MAERMVGKQAPRFEMEAVFANKEFGKVSLEENMKNDKWTVLFFYPMDFTFVCPTEITALSDRYDEFEDLDAEVIGVSTDTIHTHLAWIKTDRKDNGLGDLKYPLAADTNHTVSRDYGVLIEEEGIALRGLFIINPEGELQYSVVNHNNIGRDVDETLRVLQALQTGGLCPANWKPGQATL
- a CDS encoding molybdopterin molybdotransferase MoeA; translation: MVEKRKPLAVKEAIERVLKYSVHGESEQVDLQQSYGRFLAVDIIADHPVPPFDRSPYDGFAIRSIDTKYASTDHPVDFEVIDEIGAGSVSEFTIGEMQAVRIMTGAQIPSGCDAVVMLELTKVFQKAGRDYMSLKRSFNKGDNISFKGEDTQYGNILVKKGAYISPGIIALLATFGYAKVAVVKKPQIGIIATGSELLDVDEPLVPGKIRNSNSYMIDAQARRSGAEPVYLGKLVDDLEKCYEAVKVALENVDFLITTGGVSVGDFDYLPEIYKRLGANVLFNKVAMRPGSVTTVAEVNGKLLFGLSGNPSACFVGFELFVRPIIRTFLNSERAHLQRVTAILEEDFLKPNPFTRFVRGRISLTAGKVVASPIGLDKSNVVTSLADANAFIVLPGGTRGYKTGDNIDVLLIDDQTGSEFSWAESFK
- a CDS encoding TlpA family protein disulfide reductase codes for the protein MKLREPMPELTGATEWLNGEVTREQLIGEKPTLIHFWSISCHLCKEAMPQVNEFRDQYKDKLNVVAVHMPRSEDDLNIDEIKKVAAEHNISQPIFVDSEHKFTDSLENQYVPAYYVFDKEGKLRHFQAGGSGMKMLEKRVNRVLSELENAE
- the moaD gene encoding molybdopterin converting factor subunit 1, which codes for MIKVLLFAHLQEKAGRDILQIEDSSLTVKELKKMMETNYELGSLEHVMVAVNEEYALDQDTIQPGDVVALIPPVSGG
- a CDS encoding N-acetyldiaminopimelate deacetylase, with translation MIKEKLGQIRRDLHRIPEIGFQEFKTQQYLLNVLSQFPNERIEIKTWKTGIFVLVNGINPTKTIGYRADIDGLPITEETDYDFQSEHPGYMHACGHDFHMTIALGILSHFVENPVDDHVLFLFQPAEEGPGGAEPMLNSEVAKDWKPDIVTALHISPELPVGTVATKPGLLFANTSELFIDLKGKGGHAAYPHTTNDMVVAACSLVTQLQTVVARNVDPLDSAVITIGKITGGTVQNIIAENARLEGTIRTLSVQSMDKVKERIEALVRGVEIGYSCKATIDYGSMYHQVFNEETLTMEFMEFISANTDFTVQECKEAMTGEDFGYMVEQIPGFMFWLGVDSSYGLHHAKLMPDEEAIHVAVELMSKYITFKATQK
- the modB gene encoding molybdate ABC transporter permease subunit, which codes for MNIEFWDPILLSLRIAIIASVVVMVLGTFIGRFMAKSNFFGKMLIETILILPLVLPPSVVGFFLIVIFGTNSPIGHVIQDLFNGPIIFTWWAGVIASVVVAFPLMYQVTKAGFEHVDSGIEDAARVDGAGESSVFYYISLPLTIKYIITGFVLSFTRALGEFGATLMFAGNIPGKTQTVSTAIYVAIDSGNMKMAWLWVGSMIFISASLLFFVQILNKKGY
- a CDS encoding molybdenum cofactor biosynthesis protein MoaE; protein product: MNESLFEIVKDPISIEKITNKVIRNEAGAITTFVGTVREFTYGKRTISLEYQAYEKMAVKMLEQIGKEINDKWNGAKVAISHRIGKLEISEIAVVIAVSTPHRKDAYEANEYAIERIKQIVPIWKKEVWEDGESWIGDQLEKTYYPEGKPIKGV
- a CDS encoding molybdenum cofactor guanylyltransferase, whose protein sequence is MYETVGVLLAGGESSRFGQPKAFAKYRGRSFWEHSYEVLKAETDQQLIISRTDLVDRMKETATCQVIKDNVEVKGKGPLAGIYTAMNHEKAVWYFILSCDVPLITNHLIRSLLDLRHPTIKAVIPKVNGKLHPLIGVYHHSVFPFVEKQLTKQEYKIVSLLDKIEVLYVSEKEIGVDRNIFSNINSQEDYKQLLTNDKISESKLIDLDYQ
- the mobB gene encoding molybdopterin-guanine dinucleotide biosynthesis protein B translates to MGRVIQVVGYQNSGKTTFVVEYIQVADKRGLKVGTIKHHGHQGSVKIDDYKKDSGLHRHAGAQVSVVEGNGSFVMTSEKMSLTLKQLVFMYRLFQLDIIVIEGYKSADYPKVVLIRSIEDLSILYSLENICCVITSIELPIDITKKYKIFNNTKDSIEWLLTNKVGELIE
- a CDS encoding mechanosensitive ion channel family protein: MGLLEGIDWSYLLTNAGIIILKLVGIIIAFLIVKAVGSRIVKKMFQRIQERDNISAGRALTLQSLSLNILSYVLIFMFVVMVFEVFNYDATALLAGAGVIGLAIGFGAQGLVSDVVTGFFLLLEKQIDVEDYVTIAGFDGIVEQVGLRTTQIRGFDGTLHYVPNREITNVSNHSRGNMRALVDIGISYDDDIDQAIAVLQAVCDKFAAVDASIVDGPNVLGVQALGASDVVIRVLAKTENMKQWEVERNLRKAMKEALEANGIEIPFPHQVYVEKKSQ
- a CDS encoding YkuS family protein, with product MPKIGVEQSLSDVTAALQQKGYDVVQLNNESDAQGCDCCVITGQDANVMGISNAVTAGSVISASGLSADEICQQVESKINR
- the modA gene encoding molybdate ABC transporter substrate-binding protein, producing MKIKSYLLCFVCFLFTLGCSSTEKPKVELTISAAASLKDALEEIEKQYEQQNEVNLLLNLAASGTLGKQIEQGAPVDVFLSADEETFTNLVNKHLIHEDEAINFLKNELVLIAPKGSKLTSIEDVKTVDKIALGIPETVPAGRYAKEALINLEIWKQIENSVIFAKDVRQVLSYVETGNVSAGVVYKTDAYISDKIKRISTIDSSLHTPIVYPIGVIQTSKHKNEAIDFYHFLQDENAMSIFEKFGFTVID